From the Papaver somniferum cultivar HN1 chromosome 2, ASM357369v1, whole genome shotgun sequence genome, the window ATGATACTTAACTTCCATGCTCTATTTCCAAGTCCGTGGATGACCTTAGTAGACTTTGAATCAAgatgtagttttgatcaactaaatttgactacAATAAGCTTGATATACCAAAATTTGTAAGTTTGACCTAGTGACGCTCTAATAGTAAAAATGTCATTATATTCTTTCGTATTATAATTTAAACAGTTTTAAAGTTGTTTCAACTGATAATGTTCTTTTTAGTTGGATCTTTTTTAATTAGACATCCAGTTAAGGGTCTTATAATCAACATTGAAATTTTGTTTTAATATGCCGATTTCCACTAGACATTCGGTTAAGGGTCTTGTAATAAGCTATTCCCATAGATAGCAGGTGTTTGTACGTGTAGTCGATGTTGCAAAACATTGTGCTAACACGATATGACATATCTACAACAATTTATAGCCTATATGCAACAATAGAGAAGAAGATATGGATCATCTGTTCTCCAGCATTATATATATTCAAGAGACATGGAGTTACATAGCTCAAGATTAAACATTACATGGCTCTCACAAGGAAAATGTGAAGGAACTAGTTTTAAAACAACGACAAGAAGATGGGAAGGAAAGTCAGGCATATCTCTGGAAAGAAAGAAACAACAGGGTCATGGTGAAAAAAAAGGGTGGTGGAATCGAGCAAACAATATGGttgcgttttttttttctaaaagcacTTTCGAAATGCATTTATGGTAAAAATTTtaatattggtgtttggtaaagTAAAGTAAAAAGCACTTCCAAAAATTCCTCAACTTCGAAAAGCTTGGGagaaggagcttttaaaagctacaaaagcataagcttttTGTTCCACCTAattttaatgcttgatttatcttttttatcccaattttattttataaatgacaaaaattaccaTTAAATTTaaatacaatcaattttttttattatttctcatattttattctttaaagattataagtttttcttttcaaataaaCTTTTGTTTTAATTATCAACAATAAAAACAAGAGCAAATATTAAataattttaatttgattttttgtttgaaaattatatttaTAATAAAAAGTGTGCACCTAAAATAATCTTTTTTAACAATAATATAGTAATAAtcctttaattttttttctgTAAGAGGAGATTGATTAATCGATTTTCAGATATAATATAGTAATAATAGTAAAAGATTAATCTTTATTTTGAAAAAATATCCAAACTACAAGAAATTGGAAGGAATTCTAACAACATCCTTCTGAATTAGAATCCCTAATTTATAACATCAACAGTTTGAATCTGATATTTTACCAAATATAATTTGAttgcttttttaatcagctttaccTTTCATTTATTTATGAAATGTTCAACCGCTTTTTTCACACAGTACAACATAATCCACACACATCAAAAAACGCTTTTATAAAAAGCACAACAACACCAAACTAAGCCTAATTATTTAGGCCTGGTAATTTGGATTCAAGTTGAGTATGTTACTTCTATTTTTACTATAATAAAATCTTAACCTGTTCtgaaaaaaatagaaagaaaCTTCTGCGTAAGAGTTAATAAAATTAACCATGTTAAATGTCTTTGTCAATTATTAATACGATGATCTACACAATAATGacccaaaaatataaaaaaaattgaaacgaATTTGTGGTGCCTTGAATCACAGATTACAGTTACTATTAGAGAGTTCTTGTTAACTTGTCATAAGTATTGCTCATGTATTCTCGCGCGGTTCTCTTCCCACCATAGCCTCGCGTGCATCTCACCAAACTTTTCTCGGCTACGCGAAACAAGTAGAAAACAAAGTTAGCAGACGTATGGAACTTAAACAATGAATTGACTGTAACTCAAGTTTGGTCAAGAATACTAGTGATGGATAACAGAAGTTCATTTACCTGAACCTTACGCGTCTGAGCTCCCTAAGGCCACCTGGTAAGGCTCTGATGGTAATGTAGACTCCTGGTTCATCTTGTTGAACCCACTCACTCTCCATATCACTTGCATTGCTCATAGAAAGTTCCCCTGAACGATCAGCCTCTGAACTCGTTCTTGCAGAGCCATCAACGGAAGATGTTTCAGTCTTTGAACAGCTTATATTTGATACTTTTGGAGTTGAACTGAGGGCCGTGTCTTGGTAATGGCGAGAATGCATGGGTTGGTGATCAAGTGAATCAGATGGCGAATGACCCTTCCCGCTAGCTAAATGATGGAAATTTCGAGGAGGACGTTCTTTGCTTAATGGTGGTGTCACTGGGCTGTCTTCAGCTGATTCAACCTTTGAGCTCTGTATGAATGAATAGTGAATTTCAGCATGTAAACAAAATTACCAAGATGCAAATTCGTTCAAGAACCACAAATCAACATATACTTGACCGTCTAATTTGACTGTGATTTTTCAACTAACTTCTGACGGGAAAGTTTTAGAACAGTGTGACTGTTGTGAGGATTTACATGGTCATAGCCCAGGAGGTAAGTTCTCCAACATAAGGTGACCATTACCATGTGAGTACATAGCTGTGTGGACTCCGAGTAAATTGGTTAATAACTAGCAAGACTGAGAGGTGCTTACCTGATCTTCAGACCTTGGTGGTGTTGCATGAGGTACTGACTCTCGGTTGAACTTCTGGACGTTGTATAGCTCCATTACTTTATCATAGTTTTCAGACCACCACCTTTGAGCTTGCCATTTATTAAACATCTCTCGACTAACGAAACAAAATAATATCTTAGTTTGGTACTCAAAACTACACAACATAGACGAGTCCGCAAAGTTTTAACAAAATTAAAAGCACAAATTTCTAATTGATCACTTGAAACTAATGAAATCCCCTGCTCATTGTTCAGAACACCAATCCAAATGTTCCAAATAGATGACCATGTAATCTAACTTTCAGATCTGTGAGTTTTTCGATGAATATCAATTTACTGGAATTTATGTTTGAAAGGTGACGAGTGATTCTGTCTTTATCTAGCAACCCGAAGGTCACCACTCATCTAGAAACGAATTTGAGTTTCTCTTTTGAAGACACTATAGAGTTTCCCAATAAAACATTTGAGTTTATTATAGTTACGCAAACGAATCAGGAAGACAGTTGGGGACAAATAAATGAAACAAAAGAGATCAAAGAGAAAACTAGATATGTATGTAAACTTCAGCATTTCTCACTCAATTAGCACTAGCAAAGGTTGAATTCATCTTTCTATTTTACCATCAAGCTGTTTCGAATCTAACTGGTATTTGGGACCTTGGAGTAGAAATGAAGAATTATCCCGGAGCTGTTGAACTTCTTAACAGGCAAGACTTTTTATTAAGAAAATTTAACAAAACAGGGTATTAAAGGTTTTAGCCGAACTTACAGATGTTGAGGTTTATTTAGTAATCAAAATCCAGGACACATGCATACATTTTCTAACATTTGACGATGCTTAAGAAATCAAATACAGGACAGAGGCATACGTTCGACGATGCTTGCAATCAGGACTAGTCTAGTATTCATATATTAGTCATTGAAATACAAAAAATGTTCAAAAGTCACAAGTTATAACCAAACTAGACATTTGGTTGCTGGTTGCCCACAATCGGATAAACTGTCCATGTTCTGACCAGATTCAATAGGCATCTGAGGTTATAAAGGCTCATAGTAAAGCACAAGTAAAATCCAATAACGAAAAATCAATCATCCATATGGGAACTTCATACGGAACCATATAGCCTAGAGACTCGAACTTTGTTTGAACAATGACCTCATTCTTATTGTGAAATTTTGGAACTACCAAGTGTGGAAGCTGAAATCGATATATATGGCGTGCATGCCTCTACAATGATTGTATGAGCTAATGGCAAGGGGGATGAATGCGAACTTATATTTCAGAGAGAGAAGTACCTGAAGCGTATTCTTTTGAGATCATTCCCTCCCTCAGGCATAGAGACAAAGGTAATAAGAACACCAGGCTCAACTTGTGCCACCCATTCCTTAGGCTCTTCCTCATCCATTAACACAATCGACTCTGTCCTCCCACTTCTAGAAGGCGGAGTTCCTTCTCCACTCGAAAGCCCCTTCAACCTTGCTTCCATTTCTTTACCCCACTGCCTAGGCGTCGAACTTGAACTTCCACTTCCTGGACGACGATACGTTCCATGAAGCCTCTCAGAAGCAGAACCATTATCAGAATCTGCATAGTTCACATGTTGATTCGACCCAGAACAAGGTTTGCAGTTTTTATATGCCTCCGACGCCTTCAATGCAATGTCCTTGATCTAAAATTGAAAACCCCAATCTCTTATCACAAACCATAACACCAATCATTCATTTCAAAATTGCAAAATTGTTCTAACccacccgaacaataaaccaTCAACAACGAAAATTACATTCAAACGACACTCGCGAATCATTCTAATTGAAAAGAACAAAACAGAAACACTTAAACAGCACTTACTTGAGCACTGAGTGTTTTAACAGCTTGTTTAGTTCTCGGCGTTTCGGTTGTATCATCATCCTCTTCCTCATGAAGTGTTGTTGATCCGGTACCACCACCAGGAAGCTGTTGCTTTGAACAAGCTATACAAGTCAACATCCTCTTCAATTAGTTCCCAACAATCTGTCAACAAAAACAACAGTCAACTTTCAGACCAATAGATCCATTAAATCCTGAAATATCAAAAGTACAAACAcaataaatcaaatcaatcaaaatctcAAGAATCAAACCTTTATACAAGCAAAACAAGAACTGGGGCAACTTCAAAATTGACAGTTCACTGAAAAACCCAAGAAAAAATAAACTAAGTAAAAAAGAGATCTGCTAGtggaagaaatgaaatgaaatttaaaACCTCATTTAATTAGATTCAACTAAGTATGGATATAAAATTATttccaagataaaaaaaaaattaattaaccaAACCTTGAATTCCAACACCACCCCACCAAATTAATCAGCCTTCTGAACAAACCCTTTACTCCTACTGCAGTTGTTGCTGTCTTAATGCAGTCAGTCAGTCAGACTCTTGAATGCCCTTTCTTCATCTTCAGATTAAAGAAAAACCGTGTATTGAAAACcatgaaaaaaattaaagaagGCTTGATACTGAAGAGACTTACTGTATACTGTATAACACAGTAAGAGACAGAGAGGAGGTAATGGTGGAAACAAGTTAAGCTAGGGCTTGAGCCCCCGATCAAGAAGGCTTTTTaatttttatgttattttattgGGAGAGCCAGGCAGTATTTGAGTAAGAAATGAATATTGAAATACACTCTCACAGTCTCGCTTTGTTTTACTGTGTTTTTGGAAGTCGAGCTGCACTAATTATTTGTCCATGGAGAGAAGTGAGAGAGCTGGGGGCTGCTGGCCCCTTTCTGTATCTGTTTTGTCTCCCTTTATTGTCCTTTGAATGGGAACTGGGGTCCGTGGGTCCCGCTTGGAAAGGTTTTGAGAACGATGCTCTGGTGGTGGCGAAAGTGAGATTTtgagtggtggtggtgctggaagtACGATCGAGATTGTGTCACTCGAAAGCTATATTTGGTGTGCTGTTCAATGTGGTTCGAAAATGATTGAATCGGCGCAGTTTGACAGGCACTTGTGTTCCCTGAAAGGGACATGGTATATTTTCTTCCACTATTTTCTTTGGCCTTTTCATTTTTCTAATTATTTCTTTTTGCATTTAGTTCGGCCATTCTTTTCCTTAAAACATGATTAAGGTGTCTAATTAAAAGGATGCATTGGCTTAGAGATGTAAAACGTGTCGGCCCAGCATAGCCCAGCCACAAAATCACGTGCTTAGTGTGTTGCGTGTCGTGCTGTGTCGGAGATTAAGACGTGTCATGTCGTGTTATAAGGCGTATCGTGCTGTGTCAAAACGTGTTGGGCCGTGGTGTGCTGTGCTGGgcacatttattttatgttttcgatataaatattttctaattGGTATTATACGTGTTGTTATGAAAATAAGTCAACATTACGATAATAAAATGTCAACAATTCGTTAGAGAATAAACatttttttgtgaaatatacataaaatatgatgCATTGTGTCGTATTTTATACATATCATGACGTGTTTTCTGAACGTGTTGTGCTGCGCCGTGCCACGTATTTATCCGTGTCACGTGTTGTGCTGGGATACTGTGTCAATTAGTCTAGCCCAGACATTCCATGAAACTAATGTGATGTGCCGTACTGACCGAAATCATGTGTTGGGCTAGGTTGTGCCCAAATTTTAACGTattgtgctcgtgctggcacaatCCAATTTACACCTCCACATGGGCTTATATTGAAAATGATGTGCAAAAAAGCATGTACCATATTATGACTCAGTTTTgtacatttttctttttgctttcttAAATGTAACACAACTTGTGAGCTATGTGGCATGGACGTACTTGGAAATCTTCTCATGATGGGACGAAGTGTTACTGTTGTCGTTGCCTCGAAGGTTGCAAGTTTTTTAGATTGATACGAATGAATAGTTAAGAGTTAAGATTTGCTTATAAAATACTAATCATATGGACAAGTATAAAGATCAAAATGATTTTTTCTCTTACCTTATGAAAAAACAGATAAAAacacatcaacttcttcttcctttGCTCAGAAGGACTAGATCGGCTTTAGgaattgtttttgttgtttgttgttaGAGCGATTTTTATCTTTGCTATTTGGACAATTTTATCTACGCTTTTCTAGTGTTTCTTTCTAACGATTTGTTCGTGATTGGTTTTTTTGATAAAAGTACATCGGCGATTCGTTACGGATGAGATCAAAATTTTCTTTATCAGAAAAATAAATCTAGGAATTCGGGTTAGTCGCTGCACATGAAGAATTTTTGGGCGAAGCATTCCTCTGTCATAGGAGCATCTCTTTTCCAAGAAGAGAATCTATCAAAATGGTTGAATTATATTTTCGAGTATCATTTCTTCTCTGATCTCAAAGTACAAGATTTAGGTGCTATCGTAGTAGATCACTCTTTTTCCTCGCAATTTATTTACGTTTTGTATTTTTCTATGTATTTGTTTCATGTTACGATGTATTGCTTCTCTTTAAAACCATCAGGTAAACGTTTCCTGTGGAATGAAATACTTAAagtttgataataaaaaaaaatcaaaatgaataCTATACGATTAATTGCAAAATATGGTTACGAGAATTGCTTTTTTTATGTTGAATGGAAGAAAAATGGGAGAATAAAGGAAGTGAGAACAAAAGAATTCATGTTTTAGTGTTATTCCGGGCTAAATATTAGTACTTGGTTGAAAACTACCATGACAGATTCAACTTCTAAACGAAGTGAAAACAATAGATCCCAGTTCCACTTTATGTGATTAAATTAAAATGGAAAAGTGAACAAAGGAAAAGGGGACAAATGAAGCGGACACTCTTCTTAACTTTCCTCTCTGTAAACGTCACCTAGTAGTTATGATGATGATTTGACAACCAGTGAAGCTTCTTCATGACAATAAGTTCGTCTGACTATTGTGTGTGTTTTTTGCTTAAATTAAGGACAAATCGTCAAAAAGACGGACACAAGAGAGATGGAAGTGCTGTTGACCATTCTATGTGAAAAAGACGGGCAGAAGGGACGGAATGCTCGTATTAAACTAACTTCACCCGACCATTTGATTGATGATGCTAATATTGGGCGAGTCCACAGTTTCTTCCCCCGAACGAACTCAGATTTTCCATTTTTTACTTAAATATGCAATTTTGTGTTTCAGCACGTGCATCTTTGATGATTTACTTGATAGCTCAAATGTTGCcatttatgtattttttttccccaCGATTTGTTTGCTCTGCACTCTCTCCTCTCTCTAAATCTTTGTAAAGTCAACGTAAACTAAACAAAAACAACCTGAAAAGATCCAAATATTACCGTTAGACTCTCTTTTCCGATTTTAACGGCTATTTTAAGCCGGAATCAAACCGAAAAATTATGTAATCCTCCGAAATTTATGAACAAATAATCTTCGAGCCAATCTGTAAACCTCTTTTCAACCAGATAACAATCAATATCATTCATAGATGAGTTTATGAACTCATTTAATCAGATTATAGACTCTAATTAAACCTTTTAACCCTCTCATAGTCTCTCAAAGTCTCTATTCAATCCCCTGAACTTGAGTAAATGAGCTAATAAACTCATCTACTCAGATTTCATAATACATTCATCCTTAACCATTCGGCTCTCTGACGCCCAAAGACTCTTCTCAATCTACTTTTAAAGACACTCAAAGACTTTCAAAGACACTCAAAGACACTTACTGATATCCCTAGACCctattttaatttcttcttcttcttccctgctTTCTCTCTTCTCCTTGATTTCTCCCTTCCTATTTTTTCTTCTCGTCTCTCCTCTGTCGTGTGTTCCTTACTCGGTTGGTGAAGAAGTTATAGAACTCCCATCATCATCTGAAATCTGCTCGACAATCCACTTGGCAACCTCCTCCTCATCGTGAATCTCAGCTCCTTCATTCTGATCCCCAGCACCTTCCTCCCATAGATTCTCAAATACAAATGATGTATGCTGAGTAAAAGGCATTTCTCCAACCTCTCCAATAACCATATTCATATAGTCATCCCCGGGTTCATCAGTCTCCCAGCCCaatccatatttttcttcacggGTTATATCCCGAATTTGATGAACACCTCTCTCTAAACCTTCTTCCCTCCTTGTGATTGTATGCTTTCCTTCCCCTGAACTATACTCATAATATCCTTCATTATAATAATAGTTTCCATCTGCGTCATAATGCGCAGGATCATTTTCATCATCTGACTGGCTTCCATACCCCATTTGAATATTTATTCATAAAAAAGTCCTCAATTTCATCTAGCCCTGGTGGATTAACCAAGTCTTGTTGAACAGCTTCAAAATCTTCGTTAGCCTGAACGGGTACTTCATACAAGTTGAGCTGATCAGGCTCATCATTCTCGAGtgattcttcttcaatctctggCATCTCCCTACTGTCGGCTTCTTGATACTCTATACCGGGCTCAATCGAATGTGCAGTAGTATCCTCTTCTGAAGACGAAGTTGAACTACTAATCATTATTACATACTTATCAGTAGGTTGTTCATCTGAGGGTTCCACTCCGAccttgtatttcttcttttgagGAGATATTGGACTCTGATCTTTGCTATCCAAATGAGAATACCAGAGTTCAATTGTTTTCCTATCCAGAggaaaagaaaatggaaataagTTTTGAATCCAGGCAATGTCTTACTCAATCAATCTCTATCTTGAAAAACCCATGGATCTCTAACCCAAAAAAACTTTCACCCACACTTGATATGTACCGAAGAAGGGGAACAAAATTTACTCAAATCTTTCTGCATTTGGAAATAGAGCATTAAATTAAAACTCAAAAGTCATTTTCTCAACAGAGCGCTTATCTCAACTACTTCTACCTCAAAAGTTTCTAACACATACCCAAAGGAAAAAACCCTTAAACCAGTCAAAAAACCACTGAATAATACAATCTCTCTTGCTTATCCCAACATAACTGAattgaaacaaacaaaaaaaaaacaaaaactcccACAACGTTTTCTGTACATCTGACCTCCTTTTATCATCAAAACTATAGACAAGCACAACTCAGCCCATTCTATAATAATAGACTTAAACCTATGACCAAACTTTTCAAAATAAAGTTTGACTATCAAACTAGAATTCTCATCGACAAAAGATATCAGTTATCCAAAAAACCTTATACCATCTACAAGCCTCAAAACTTAAATTTCACCCAAAACCTCAACTACACTATCCTACAATTTAAAGTTCACAATCTTTCCCAATAACCAACAAGAAAAATCATGGCAAACAACCGAGCTTCCACCCCAAGTAATGAAATCAGTATTGAAGACCTTACtagaaaaatgaaacacaaattgATTATACCTCCAAACCTTAACCCAAAAGTGTACCTAAAACCAGAAAACATTGATCCTCTTCCAAAACAAAGATGGAACCAAACTGTCATTGGTAGACTCTGTAACAAGTTATCTTTCGACATTGGGAGAATTACCCAATATATAAGATCAAACTGGAATCTCAAATCTGAAGTTATAGTCAAGTTGTACAACCACAAAAGAAACTACTATCAATTTCATGTaaaagctaaagatggttttaaTATAGTGAAGGGAGGTGGAGCTTGGTAGCTTATGTGAACTCTAGTTGTACTAGTGGAATGCCCTGTTGAAGGTCCACACCTAATCAAAGAGGAAGAattctacaaaataaaaatatggaTGCACATAAAAAACTGTCCTACAAATTTCATCACACCCACAAACCTAACAACCATCGTAAGTCCAGCTGGATCTTACATCACTCATAAAAAGCCCTATGGAGAGCACACGAAGAGAAAAATATTGAATGCCTAGTTAACATTTGGGTTAATGAAGCACTTCCTTATGTGCGGAGGTTTACCCAACTCCCTAAAATCCTTCATGGGTGGAATTCTCATACAAACTCTTCAATCTCCCCCTTTGCAACACTTGTAGATGGGTTGATCATTCAACAAAGAAATGCaatgaaataatcaaagaaattgaagaaggaaacattaccactcaaaacaaagaaaaaaccacACCTACACATAGTGAAAATCTCCCTAATCCCACAAAATCCCCCATCCAAAATATCATCACTTTCTCagcaggagaaaacaataaaaatctaACTCCTCAGACCCTTTTTTTGAAAGCTTGCTCGGATTTCCAAAACCCGACAATCCAAAATCCGAAACAACTCTCAACTCCAACAAAAACCAGATCCCACCAAAACAAAACCCAAACCCGAGTCCAAAACAAAAAACCCACAAATACTAAATCCCTAAAAAATACAGAAACCAATTTCAAAGTTTTTGAGTTTAACAATGATCAAGATCTCCCTTTCAATCTCAACGATCCTGCTCCAAATCTCAAAATCAATAACAATAGAAAAAAGGGTTCAAAACCAGGACATTGGTCCAGGAAAACTTTCTCCCAAAATATCACAAATGTTACAGAGAAACCTGCTAGTATAGAAGAAACCAATTTCGAAAATCTAACAAGCTCCAAGAAGAGAACCCAATTGATAGGAGAAGATAATCTcaaaagaaacaaaacttttatggAAATCAAGTCGACTGCTGCTGTTCTCAACGCAAACCCTCTCAGCCAGAACCAAAAGAGCTTCTCTCAGGTAAATCCCAATTCTAATGGAGACTTGAACAGTCAATCCAAGGAATCCCCCCAACTCCTTATAGAACCTGAAGAATTAATTCTAAATCAATAAGACTCTATCATGTTCAACTCGAACGAGGTAACCCTAAATCTCCCAATGtttaaaattgtttttttttttgtattcatcTAGAACTAAGCATGAAAAATAGTATGTATGTAGTAGATACTAGCTATACAATTACCATAACACTACATGTTTTC encodes:
- the LOC113353225 gene encoding protein Brevis radix-like 2, whose amino-acid sequence is MLTCIACSKQQLPGGGTGSTTLHEEEDDDTTETPRTKQAVKTLSAQIKDIALKASEAYKNCKPCSGSNQHVNYADSDNGSASERLHGTYRRPGSGSSSSTPRQWGKEMEARLKGLSSGEGTPPSRSGRTESIVLMDEEEPKEWVAQVEPGVLITFVSMPEGGNDLKRIRFSREMFNKWQAQRWWSENYDKVMELYNVQKFNRESVPHATPPRSEDQSSKVESAEDSPVTPPLSKERPPRNFHHLASGKGHSPSDSLDHQPMHSRHYQDTALSSTPKVSNISCSKTETSSVDGSARTSSEADRSGELSMSNASDMESEWVQQDEPGVYITIRALPGGLRELRRVRFSREKFGEMHARLWWEENRARIHEQYL